The following proteins are co-located in the Bathymodiolus thermophilus thioautotrophic gill symbiont genome:
- a CDS encoding P-II family nitrogen regulator: MKMITAIIKPFKLDEVREALSEIGVSGITATEVKGFGRQKGHTELYRGAEYTVDFLPKVKLEIAISSDQIDSVIKVISTSAKSDGEGKIGDGKIFVSNLEQVVRIRTGETGAVAL, translated from the coding sequence ATGAAAATGATAACAGCAATCATCAAGCCTTTTAAGCTTGATGAAGTAAGAGAGGCTCTATCTGAAATTGGTGTTTCAGGTATTACGGCGACAGAAGTTAAAGGCTTCGGTCGTCAAAAAGGCCATACAGAACTTTATCGTGGTGCAGAATATACAGTGGATTTTTTACCAAAAGTTAAACTGGAAATTGCGATTAGTTCAGACCAAATTGACAGTGTGATTAAGGTCATTAGCACATCGGCGAAGTCTGATGGCGAAGGAAAGATTGGTGATGGTAAAATTTTTGTTAGCAATTTAGAGCAAGTTGTCCGCATTAGAACGGGCGAAACTGGCGCAGTTGCACTTTAA
- the tatC gene encoding twin-arginine translocase subunit TatC has protein sequence MSKNHSTEVKNMSFVQHMIELRNILLHSVIAILIIFAGLFPFANEVYAFIAAPIINVLPADSNIIAIGIISPFLTPLKMTLIIAVYLAMPYLLYQIWSFIAPALYKHEKQMIVPLVISSTLLFYVGLLFSFYVVFPVIFGFLSSIGPSVVDFTPDIQYYLDFVLKVSFAFGVAFEVPIATILIIMFNMTTIEKLKKNRPYVVIGAFVLGMLLTPPDIISQTLIAIPMWLLFEAGLIFAPMFTSQKKEQTSTQPTDNDPTHSPDSGTEEDWDEDELDDEMDKIEEEFTKLDKSED, from the coding sequence ATGTCGAAAAATCATAGTACCGAAGTTAAAAATATGAGCTTTGTTCAACATATGATTGAACTGCGTAACATCTTGTTACATTCGGTGATCGCCATTTTAATTATCTTTGCGGGGTTATTTCCCTTTGCCAATGAAGTGTATGCTTTTATTGCTGCACCGATTATCAATGTCTTACCTGCAGACAGCAATATTATTGCCATTGGCATCATATCACCCTTTTTAACACCGCTAAAAATGACGCTTATTATTGCGGTATATTTGGCAATGCCCTATTTGCTTTATCAAATTTGGTCGTTTATTGCACCTGCACTCTACAAGCACGAAAAACAAATGATTGTGCCGCTGGTAATTTCCTCCACGCTGTTGTTTTATGTGGGTTTGTTGTTTTCATTCTATGTTGTTTTCCCAGTTATTTTTGGCTTTTTGTCTAGTATTGGACCTAGTGTGGTGGACTTTACCCCTGATATTCAATATTATTTAGATTTTGTCTTAAAGGTATCGTTTGCATTTGGTGTGGCATTTGAAGTGCCGATTGCTACTATATTAATCATTATGTTTAATATGACAACCATTGAAAAACTCAAAAAGAACCGCCCTTATGTGGTCATTGGTGCATTTGTCTTGGGAATGTTACTTACGCCACCTGATATTATTTCACAAACATTGATTGCTATTCCAATGTGGCTGCTGTTTGAAGCAGGGTTAATTTTCGCACCGATGTTTACCTCTCAAAAGAAAGAGCAAACATCAACACAGCCAACCGATAATGATCCAACTCATTCACCAGATTCAGGCACAGAAGAAGACTGGGACGAAGATGAATTGGACGATGAAATGGATAAAATCGAAGAAGAATTTACAAAATTAGACAAAAGCGAAGACTAG
- the tatA gene encoding twin-arginine translocase TatA/TatE family subunit, whose translation MMPGPFELIIILVIVLLLFGGKRLKNIGGDLGGAIKGFKKSMKESEKIDDKDSVIDAKIVKEEDKV comes from the coding sequence ATGATGCCAGGACCATTTGAACTGATTATTATCTTAGTCATTGTCTTATTATTATTTGGCGGTAAACGCCTTAAAAATATTGGTGGTGACTTAGGTGGTGCTATCAAAGGCTTTAAAAAATCAATGAAAGAAAGTGAAAAAATTGATGACAAAGACAGTGTTATTGACGCCAAAATTGTCAAAGAAGAAGACAAAGTATAA
- the tatB gene encoding Sec-independent protein translocase protein TatB, whose product MFDIGFWEFALIGVITLIIVGPEKMPAIARTVGRYVGKAKQFVAKVQADIDAEIDTDEIKKHLHTMDKNTNILEVFDDTKKAVNDIKKDVEKS is encoded by the coding sequence ATGTTTGATATTGGATTTTGGGAATTTGCCTTAATTGGTGTCATTACGCTGATTATCGTCGGCCCTGAAAAAATGCCTGCCATTGCGAGAACGGTTGGACGCTATGTTGGCAAAGCCAAACAATTTGTTGCTAAAGTTCAAGCGGATATTGATGCAGAAATTGACACTGATGAGATTAAAAAACATTTACACACCATGGATAAAAATACCAATATTTTAGAGGTATTTGACGACACCAAGAAAGCGGTCAACGATATTAAAAAAGATGTCGAAAAATCATAG
- a CDS encoding ANTAR domain-containing response regulator, producing the protein MNIALKIILVDENTGRSAMLRRALQDKGHEVICRMDSSANLQNSNEMTHADVVIVNADIPDEEVFANLTDINKTKPKPIVMFTEESNSEMTSSAIKSGVNAYIVDGLEENRVQPIIDVAMARFREFQALKDELDATRNQLSERKAVEKAKGLLMQRKNISEDEAYQSLRKMAMDKNKRIVDVAESVINAFELLG; encoded by the coding sequence ATGAATATAGCACTTAAAATCATTCTTGTTGATGAAAACACAGGCCGCTCGGCGATGTTGCGTCGCGCCTTACAAGACAAAGGACATGAAGTGATTTGTCGTATGGACAGTAGTGCTAATTTGCAAAATAGCAATGAAATGACCCATGCAGATGTGGTGATTGTGAATGCAGATATCCCCGATGAGGAGGTATTTGCAAATTTAACTGATATCAACAAAACCAAGCCCAAACCGATTGTAATGTTTACTGAGGAATCTAACTCTGAGATGACAAGTTCAGCGATTAAATCTGGTGTAAATGCCTATATTGTTGATGGCCTTGAAGAGAATCGTGTGCAGCCGATTATTGATGTTGCAATGGCACGATTTAGAGAGTTTCAAGCGCTTAAGGATGAGTTGGATGCAACACGCAATCAACTTTCAGAGCGTAAAGCCGTTGAAAAAGCCAAGGGTTTATTGATGCAACGCAAGAACATTAGTGAAGATGAGGCTTACCAGTCTTTGCGTAAAATGGCAATGGATAAAAATAAACGCATTGTTGATGTGGCAGAAAGTGTGATTAACGCTTTTGAACTTTTAGGCTAG
- a CDS encoding ammonium transporter produces MENTILEMQFAIDTFYFLVMGALVMWMAAGFSMLEAGLVRSKNTTEILTKNIGLFAIACTTYMIYGYDLMYGGGVLLDGINGQGDTYSNAADFFFQVVFVATAMSIVSGAVAERMKLFSFFAFALVFTAIIYPLEGAWTWGGEAVFGLFKLSDYGFSDFAGSGIVHMAGAAAALAGVILLGARRGKYNKDGSSNAIMGANMPLATLGTFILWMGWFGFNGGSVLAMASKESANAVAMVFLNTNAAAAGGVIAALLLVKILWGKADLTMALNGALAGLVAITAGPDMPSALEATLIGAVGGILVVFSISVLDRVFKIDDPVGAISVHGVVGLWGLLAVPLTNPDVSFTGQLLGAATIFVWVFGASFVLWLAIKTIIGVRVSEQEEAEGVDVSECGLHAYPEFTTK; encoded by the coding sequence ATGGAAAATACAATATTAGAAATGCAATTTGCCATCGATACTTTTTATTTTTTAGTAATGGGTGCGCTGGTAATGTGGATGGCAGCAGGCTTCTCAATGTTAGAAGCAGGCCTTGTTAGAAGTAAAAATACCACAGAAATTTTAACTAAAAATATCGGATTGTTTGCCATTGCTTGTACCACTTATATGATATATGGTTATGACTTAATGTATGGTGGCGGTGTATTATTAGATGGCATTAATGGACAAGGTGATACATATTCAAATGCAGCAGATTTTTTCTTCCAAGTAGTATTCGTTGCAACAGCAATGTCAATTGTCTCTGGTGCGGTAGCTGAAAGAATGAAATTATTTTCATTTTTTGCTTTTGCCTTGGTATTTACTGCCATTATTTACCCATTAGAAGGCGCATGGACTTGGGGTGGCGAGGCAGTATTTGGACTCTTTAAATTGTCTGACTATGGTTTTTCTGATTTTGCAGGCTCAGGTATTGTGCATATGGCAGGTGCAGCAGCAGCACTCGCAGGCGTTATTCTCTTAGGCGCCCGTAGAGGAAAATATAACAAAGACGGTTCGTCGAACGCTATCATGGGTGCAAATATGCCCTTAGCAACACTAGGTACATTTATTTTATGGATGGGTTGGTTTGGCTTTAACGGTGGTTCTGTTTTGGCAATGGCAAGTAAAGAAAGTGCCAATGCAGTAGCAATGGTGTTTTTGAACACCAATGCAGCAGCAGCAGGTGGTGTGATTGCAGCATTGTTGTTAGTCAAAATATTATGGGGCAAAGCCGATCTTACTATGGCGCTGAATGGTGCATTAGCAGGTTTGGTTGCTATTACCGCAGGTCCTGATATGCCGAGTGCATTAGAAGCAACTTTGATTGGTGCAGTAGGGGGTATTTTGGTGGTATTTTCAATCTCAGTTCTAGACAGAGTGTTTAAGATTGACGATCCAGTTGGTGCGATTTCTGTGCATGGTGTGGTTGGATTATGGGGCTTATTAGCAGTGCCATTGACCAATCCTGATGTGTCATTTACTGGACAATTACTCGGTGCTGCCACTATCTTTGTTTGGGTATTCGGTGCATCTTTTGTACTTTGGTTGGCTATTAAGACAATTATAGGTGTTCGTGTTTCAGAGCAAGAAGAAGCGGAAGGTGTTGATGTTTCAGAATGTGGATTACACGCTTATCCAGAATTTACAACTAAGTAA
- a CDS encoding phosphoribosyl-ATP diphosphatase yields MDDILKKLEHILEQRKSAEAEDSYVALLYHKGLDEILKKIGEESAEVIIAAKGGEQEKIIYEVADLWFHTLVLLRHKDIEINEITQELSKRFGLSGLQEKANRNN; encoded by the coding sequence ATGGATGATATTTTAAAAAAATTAGAACACATATTGGAGCAGCGCAAAAGTGCAGAGGCGGAGGATTCTTATGTTGCGCTTTTATACCACAAAGGCTTAGATGAAATCTTAAAGAAAATTGGCGAAGAATCCGCTGAGGTAATCATAGCAGCCAAAGGTGGCGAACAAGAAAAAATCATCTACGAAGTAGCAGATTTATGGTTTCATACACTGGTATTATTACGCCATAAAGACATTGAAATCAATGAAATAACGCAAGAATTATCAAAACGATTTGGCTTATCAGGTTTACAAGAAAAAGCCAACAGAAATAACTAA
- a CDS encoding helix-hairpin-helix domain-containing protein, which produces MQKSFIQQIIQQDISLDDLTDEDLAQFCQTANLAYRAGEPIVSDKDYDFIYLAALKERLPHHSLFQSVEPEGQGFSEEKVLLPEIMLSIDKAYSWQEISKWLERIQKSASIIDLANNKIQIKATPKLDGFAGYDDGKKLYTRGDGKKGSDISRVFERGLQIYNDSERGQGAGEIVVKKSYFESHLSDDFEYPRNFQASLIKEKELDIKAQQAIDAKAALFVPFAQLPTKLVDMSELEGQFTQIVDYILESVDFDVDGVVFAVTDDALKNCMGANRKFHRWQIAFKENRDKAQVKVLSVTPQVGRTGKITPVAELEPTLLSGATIHRATGHHYGLVKEQGLGSGSIIELTRSGLVIPKINQVLKSAPTDIPAVCPSCSEPLQWESDFLMCINHQECPAQVIGKMAYFFKILANNDGFGIATIEKLYEQGIRKISEIYALNAERLMAMGFGEKTSSNLIGQLERSSAEQIEDWRFLAAFGVVRLSIGNCENLLKAYPLSDIFALNIEKIAEIEGFAELTAHAIVTGLKSIKDEFELLSQRNFNLELTHLQKDLVAFAHELNGKKVVFTGKMNTPREAMKKHAKSIGIQVATSVSAKTDYLIIGEKVGDKKIENAKKFGVEILTEEKYLAIVQ; this is translated from the coding sequence ATGCAAAAATCTTTTATTCAGCAAATTATTCAGCAAGACATTTCACTGGATGATTTAACAGATGAAGATTTGGCACAATTTTGTCAAACTGCCAATCTTGCTTATCGAGCAGGCGAGCCTATTGTTAGCGACAAGGATTATGATTTTATTTATCTTGCTGCACTCAAGGAAAGACTACCACATCATTCATTATTTCAATCTGTAGAACCAGAAGGGCAAGGTTTTTCTGAAGAAAAGGTGTTGCTACCAGAAATTATGTTGTCTATCGATAAGGCGTATTCGTGGCAAGAAATAAGCAAATGGTTGGAACGCATTCAAAAATCTGCCTCCATTATAGACCTTGCTAATAACAAAATTCAAATCAAAGCCACGCCTAAGTTAGATGGCTTTGCAGGTTATGATGATGGTAAAAAACTATACACTAGAGGGGATGGCAAAAAAGGCAGTGATATTAGTCGTGTGTTTGAGCGTGGATTGCAAATTTATAATGATTCTGAGCGTGGGCAAGGTGCAGGTGAAATTGTGGTTAAGAAAAGTTATTTTGAATCTCATTTGTCTGATGACTTTGAATATCCGCGCAATTTTCAAGCAAGCCTTATCAAAGAAAAAGAACTTGATATTAAAGCACAACAAGCGATTGATGCTAAAGCTGCTTTGTTTGTGCCTTTTGCCCAGTTGCCAACCAAGTTAGTTGATATGAGTGAATTAGAGGGGCAATTTACACAAATTGTTGATTACATATTGGAAAGTGTTGATTTTGATGTAGATGGCGTGGTGTTTGCAGTAACCGACGATGCGTTGAAAAATTGTATGGGTGCCAATCGAAAGTTTCATCGTTGGCAAATTGCTTTTAAAGAAAATAGAGACAAGGCACAAGTCAAGGTTCTGTCAGTTACCCCTCAAGTTGGACGCACAGGCAAAATCACTCCTGTGGCAGAATTAGAGCCAACTTTGCTTAGTGGTGCAACCATTCATCGTGCAACAGGACATCATTACGGCTTAGTTAAAGAGCAAGGATTGGGCAGTGGCTCAATCATCGAGTTAACCCGTTCTGGTTTGGTTATCCCTAAAATCAATCAAGTTTTAAAATCAGCACCGACCGATATTCCAGCAGTTTGCCCAAGTTGTAGCGAACCGTTGCAATGGGAATCTGATTTTTTAATGTGTATTAATCACCAAGAATGCCCCGCACAAGTTATTGGGAAAATGGCGTATTTTTTTAAGATACTCGCCAATAATGATGGTTTTGGCATTGCTACTATTGAAAAATTATACGAACAAGGTATTCGTAAAATTTCAGAAATTTATGCCTTGAATGCAGAGCGTTTAATGGCAATGGGTTTTGGCGAAAAAACCAGTAGCAATCTAATTGGGCAATTAGAAAGGTCAAGCGCCGAGCAGATTGAAGATTGGCGCTTTTTAGCAGCATTCGGCGTTGTTAGATTGAGCATAGGAAATTGTGAAAACTTACTCAAAGCCTATCCACTCAGTGATATTTTTGCACTTAATATTGAGAAAATAGCGGAAATTGAAGGTTTTGCCGAACTCACTGCACATGCTATTGTTACAGGACTTAAAAGCATTAAAGATGAATTTGAATTATTAAGCCAACGCAATTTTAATTTAGAATTAACGCATTTGCAAAAAGATTTGGTGGCATTTGCACATGAACTTAACGGTAAAAAAGTGGTCTTTACTGGCAAGATGAATACCCCAAGAGAGGCGATGAAAAAACACGCTAAATCTATTGGCATTCAAGTGGCAACCAGTGTAAGCGCAAAAACAGATTATTTGATAATAGGTGAAAAAGTAGGGGATAAAAAAATTGAAAATGCAAAAAAATTCGGCGTAGAAATATTGACTGAAGAAAAGTATTTGGCAATCGTTCAATAA
- the hisI gene encoding phosphoribosyl-AMP cyclohydrolase, which translates to MNALEKIRFDEKGLIPAIAQDFETGEILMFAWMNEEALLLTIEKQQAIYYSRSRKKLWFKGEESGHTQLIKEIYTDCDDDVILLKVVQTGGIACHTGRKSCFFQKLDNDKWQTITKVLKDPKDIYG; encoded by the coding sequence GTGAATGCACTAGAGAAAATTCGATTTGACGAGAAAGGATTAATTCCTGCCATTGCCCAAGATTTTGAGACAGGTGAAATTTTGATGTTTGCATGGATGAACGAGGAGGCTTTGTTGTTAACGATTGAAAAGCAGCAAGCCATATATTATTCCCGTTCACGCAAAAAATTGTGGTTTAAAGGCGAGGAATCAGGACACACACAATTGATTAAAGAAATTTATACCGACTGCGATGATGATGTCATCCTACTCAAAGTAGTGCAAACAGGGGGAATTGCTTGCCACACTGGAAGGAAGTCTTGTTTTTTTCAAAAATTAGACAATGACAAATGGCAAACAATTACCAAAGTATTAAAAGACCCAAAAGACATTTATGGATGA